A stretch of the Notamacropus eugenii isolate mMacEug1 chromosome 2, mMacEug1.pri_v2, whole genome shotgun sequence genome encodes the following:
- the ANKS1A gene encoding ankyrin repeat and SAM domain-containing protein 1A isoform X8, which translates to MLEQSVGEWLESVGLQQYESKLLLNGFDDVRFLGSNVMEDQDLRDIGISEPQHRRKLLQAARSLPKVKPLGCDGNAQPSVPSWLDSLGLQDYIQSFLSSGYSSIDTVKNLWELELVNVLKVHLLGHRKRIIASLADRPYEEPPQKPPRFSQLRCQDLISQTSSPLSQNDSCTARSLDLLLPLGDTGKRRHDSCHDTAAPGRAERFQTQEDPREAKLTLRPPSLAAPYAPVQSWQHQPEKLIFESCGYEANYLGSMLIKDLRGTESTQDACAKMRKSTEQMKKIPTIILSITYKGVKFIDASNKNIIAEHEIRNISCAAQDPEDLCTFAYITKDLQTSHHYCHVFSTVDVNLTYEIILTLGQAFEVAYQLALQAQKSKTGGASAAEMIETKASKPVPKPRVGMRKSAMEPSDTDQDTQSHASVSWVVDPKPDSQRSLSTKYETTIF; encoded by the exons ATGTTGGAGCAGAGTGTCGGGGAGTGGCTGGAATCAGTTGGTTTGCAGCAATACGAAAGCAAGTTGCTTCTGAATGGCTTTGATGATGTTCGCTTCCTG GGGAGTAACGTAATGGAAGACCAGGACCTCCGAGACATTGGCATCAGTGAACCCCAGCACCGGAGGAAGCTTCTCCAGGCTGCAAGGTCTTTGCCTAAG GTAAAACCTCTGGGCTGTGATGGGAATGCCCAACCATCTGTCCCATCCTGGCTTGACTCTCTGGGGCTGCAGGACTATATCCAGTCTTTCCTGTCAAGTGGCTACAGTTCTATTGACACTGTGAAAAACCTCTGGGAACTGGAGCTGGTTAAT GTGCTAAAGGTTCACCTGCTTGGCCACCGGAAGCGGATCATTGCCTCTCTTGCAGATCGGCCCTATGAGGAGCCTCCCCAGAAGCCCCCTCGCTTCTCCCAGCTGCGA TGCCAAGATCTGATTTCCCAAACATCCTCTCCCCTGAGCCAAAATGATTCTTGCACCGCGAGGTCATTAGACCTGCTGCTGCCCTTGGGGGACACAGGCAAGAGGCGACATGACAGCTGTCACGATACCGCTGCCCCTGGCCGAGCCGAGCGCTTTCAGACACAG GAGGATCCTCGGGAGGCTAAACTGACACTTCGGCCCCCTAGCCTGGCTGCTCCTTATGCCCCTGTGCAGAGCTGGCAGCACCAACCGGAGAAGCTCATCTTCGAATCTTGTGGTTATGAAGCCAAT TATTTGGGCTCTATGCTGATTAAAGATCTTCGTGGAACGGAGTCTACACAGGATGCCTGTGCCAAGATGCGG AAATCAACTGAGCAGATGAAGAAGATCCCAACCATAATTCTTTCCATCACCTACAAAGGGGTTAAATTCATTGATGCTTCCAACAAG AACATCATTGCAGAACATGAGATTCGGAACATCTCCTGTGCAGCTCAGGACCCTGAGGACCTCTGCACCTTTGCCTACATCACCAAGGACCTACAGACTAGCCACCACTACTGCCATGTGTTCAGCACTGTGGATGTG AACCTGACCTATGAGATCATTCTGACGCTGGGACAGGCATTTGAGGTGGCCTATCAGCTGGCTCTACAGGCCCAGAAATCCAAGACAGGTGGAGCATCAGCAGCCGAGATGATAGAAACAAAAGCTTCCAAACCAGTGCCTAAGCCTCGCGTTGGCATGAGGAAGTCTGCA ATGGAACCATCTGACACAGACCAAGATACCCAGTCTCATGCCAGTGTCTCCTGGGTAGTGGACCCAAAACCGGATTCCCAAAGGAGCCTCAGCACTAAGTATGAGACCACTATCTTCTAA